One genomic window of Canis lupus baileyi chromosome 24, mCanLup2.hap1, whole genome shotgun sequence includes the following:
- the SEM1 gene encoding 26S proteasome complex subunit SEM1 has product MSEKKQPVDLGLLEEDDEFEEFPGEDWAGLDEDEDAHVWEDNWDDDNEEDDFSNQLRAELEKHGYMMETS; this is encoded by the coding sequence ATGTCAGAGAAGAAGCAGCCGGTAGATTTGGGTCTCCTGGAGGAAGACGACGAGTTCGAGGAGTTCCCTGGCGAAGACTGGGCTGGTttagatgaagatgaagatgcaCATGTCTGGGAGGATAATTGGGATGATGACAATGAAGAGGATGACTTCTCTAATCAGTTACGAGCTGAACTAGAGAAACATGGTTATATGATGGAGACCTCATAG